A window from Schistosoma haematobium chromosome 1, whole genome shotgun sequence encodes these proteins:
- a CDS encoding hypothetical protein (EggNog:ENOG41KOG1721~COG:S): MECSSLSHVTNPMFSYSNNLGGCSNQMIANSYDCVKIEPSFPEEMGRTPMKEINNIESSMRVENAVQNYEHSIPSPYTNPSYSDNFSNCAIKNDYPTCQLPGYTYYSQSDMINYSFIPPHNYSYDHNYSPAHSNNTHHSFSCHQTYNCYSSYSPIRNQSRVFPSKVEPPDSDTENSCFSIKDEQMKKKYACTFPGCEKRYLKSSHLKAHYRIHTGERPLVCVFPYPRNITGKIPINSLTIPICGKTFARSDELTRHLRKHLNLRPFKCNLCSKSFSRSDHCKTHQRTHLHGLDKTTTPYSNNHTNNEINNDFIHSSTHFITSAEVGVNPFINSLPPTSLSSSSSHLSFPMNTEYSQSLRLDSLPLTSSSINHIPQYEHYNN, translated from the exons ATGGAGTGTAGTAGTTTATCACACGTAACAAATCCGATGTTTTCGTATTCCAATAATTTAGGGGGCTGTTCGAATCAGATGATAGCGAATTCGTATGATTGTGTAAAGATTGAGCCCAGTTTCCCAGAAGAAATGGGACGAACGCCGATgaaagaaatcaataatataGAATCAAGCATGCGAGTTGAGAATGCCGTTCAAAATTATGAGCACAGTATTCCTTCCCCATACACTAATCCATCATATTCGGATAATTTTTCGAACTGCGCAATCAAGAACGATTATCCCACTTGTCAATTACCTGGGTATACTTACTATTCTCAGAGTGACATGATAAACTATTCATTCATCCCACCTCATAATTATTCATATGATCATAACTATTCACCTGCACATTCGAATAATACTCATCATTCGTTCAGTTGTCATCAAACttataattgttattcatcGTATTCACCTATCCGAAACCAAAGTCGAGTTTTCCCCAGTAAAGTTGAACCTCCGGATAGTGATACTGAAAACAGTTGCTTTTCGATCAAAGATGAACAGATGAAGAAAAAGTATGCGTGCACATTTCCTG GTTGTGAGAAAAGATATTTAAAGTCAAGCCATCTAAAAGCTCACTATCGAATTCATACTG gtGAACGTCCATTAGTTTGTGTATTTCCTTATCCACGTAATATAACTGGTAAAATTCCGATTAATTCATTGACTATACCAATATGTGGGAAAACATTTGCACGTTCAGATGAATTAACGAGACATTTAagaaaacatttaaatttacGACCATTCAAGTGCAATTTATGCTCAAAATCATTTAGTAGATCTGATCATTGTAAAACACATCAACGTACTCATTTACATGGTCTCGATAAAACAACGACTCCATATTCCAATAACCAtactaataatgaaataaataacgaTTTTATTCATTCCTCAACACATTTTATAACATCAGCAGAAGTGGGTGTGAATCCTTTCATTAATTCTTTACCACCAacatcattgtcatcatcatcgtcacaTCTGTCATTTCCGATGAATACAGAATATTCACAATCATTAAGATTAGATTCTTTGCCTTTAACATCCTCTTCTATAAATCACATTCCTCAATATGAACACTACAATAATTAA